In Halococcus saccharolyticus DSM 5350, the following are encoded in one genomic region:
- a CDS encoding 5-methyltetrahydropteroyltriglutamate--homocysteine methyltransferase, whose product MSEFVATTPGVFPLPDWAKDRLGSLKGHQKEDLIDGEETGDIAGAYDEARAEVTDWQATAGLDRVVEGQLRWDDMLAHPLCVHDAVETRGIVRYYDNNNFYREPAVTGELTFDGDLADDLDALAALDGVAEARQAVVPGPYSLSDLATDEFYGDRSAFLDAIAEFLTGEIRAFPDCETLFVLEPSLVTNPPEDGLDERASDAIDRVAGATDADVVVQTYWGALEEKVHAHLLDADIDAVGYDFVTNHEENLYNINEYGTKAGIALGLADGQNTNVEDGETIAERIEWVTENVPAAEFETVYATTNTELFYLPVNKAKAKLASLAEGVALAGADADEEVNA is encoded by the coding sequence ATGAGCGAATTTGTGGCAACGACGCCGGGTGTGTTTCCGCTGCCCGACTGGGCGAAGGATCGCCTCGGAAGCCTGAAAGGCCACCAGAAGGAGGATCTGATCGATGGCGAAGAGACTGGCGACATCGCCGGCGCTTACGACGAGGCACGTGCGGAAGTCACCGACTGGCAGGCGACTGCCGGCCTCGATCGCGTGGTAGAGGGCCAGCTCCGGTGGGACGACATGCTCGCTCACCCGCTCTGCGTCCACGACGCAGTCGAAACGCGTGGGATCGTCCGGTATTACGACAACAACAACTTCTACCGCGAGCCGGCGGTCACCGGCGAGTTGACCTTCGACGGCGACCTCGCGGACGACCTCGACGCGCTCGCGGCGCTCGACGGTGTGGCCGAGGCGCGCCAGGCGGTCGTTCCGGGTCCGTACTCTCTCTCGGATCTTGCGACGGACGAGTTCTACGGCGATCGGTCGGCATTCCTCGACGCGATCGCGGAGTTCCTCACGGGCGAGATCCGAGCGTTCCCCGACTGCGAGACGCTGTTCGTGCTCGAACCGTCGCTGGTCACGAACCCGCCCGAAGACGGTCTCGACGAGCGTGCGAGCGACGCGATCGATCGGGTGGCGGGCGCGACCGATGCCGACGTCGTGGTCCAGACCTACTGGGGCGCGCTGGAGGAGAAGGTCCACGCCCACCTGCTCGACGCCGACATCGACGCCGTGGGGTACGACTTCGTGACGAACCACGAGGAGAACCTCTACAACATCAACGAGTACGGCACGAAAGCGGGGATCGCACTGGGCCTCGCCGACGGCCAGAACACCAACGTCGAGGACGGCGAGACGATCGCCGAGCGGATCGAGTGGGTCACCGAAAACGTCCCCGCGGCGGAGTTCGAGACGGTCTACGCCACCACGAACACCGAGCTGTTCTACCTGCCGGTGAACAAGGCGAAGGCGAAGCTCGCATCGCTCGCGGAGGGCGTCGCACTCGCTGGTGCTGACGCCGACGAGGAGGTGAACGCATGA
- a CDS encoding S9 family peptidase: MSNPDDVLEALASLPSFHHPTASEDGDRVAFYYDESGRNELHVLDVETGDRHQVSHGEVPRNARWGVEWSADGERVFFHLDEDGNEQNDIHAIDVSGPTAGETEPVVEMDGQISLADVGEDGETLLLGATRDGQMNLYRHDLSAGETTKLTDYDRAAAAGLLSPDCERIAYATNESDDFENMDVYVAEADGSNARNLALGETGAECAPSDWSPDGESLLVTDNTENFGRCGVYDLGSEALRASGGRTGSETAREASDDVTWYGDLTADEMPVCFLPDGERFLALRVREAAVMPLVYDRETGDAHELDLPEGVATFPGEAVLDDDRVLVMHTTSDRRPELLAYDLATDEHETLLAAEYGGFDPDGFADAEYFTFESTGDTESGPAAAWTGDNETLEIGALLYDSGERPSPLIVNPHGGPRGADLKRFDPRTQFLLKRGYSVLQVNYRGSAHYGREFVRLLYDDWGGGEQADIAAATRLVSEYDWIDDDRVAVYGGSYGGYSAYCQMTMYPELYDAGIASVGLTDLEDMYENTMPHFRTELMEKNLGTPEESPEIYDERSPVNHAANLSAPILMVHGVNDRRVPVSQARIFREALDDLGFDEGEGGDYEYEELGEEGHGSSDIDQKIRTYQLLDDFLDRRLGGAKVESTAD; this comes from the coding sequence ATGTCCAACCCCGACGACGTGCTCGAAGCTCTCGCCAGTCTCCCGAGCTTCCACCATCCGACCGCCTCGGAGGACGGCGATCGTGTCGCGTTCTACTACGACGAATCGGGCCGCAACGAACTCCACGTTCTCGATGTCGAAACCGGCGACCGCCATCAAGTCAGCCACGGCGAGGTGCCACGCAACGCCCGGTGGGGCGTCGAGTGGAGCGCCGACGGCGAACGGGTGTTCTTCCACCTCGACGAGGACGGTAACGAGCAAAACGACATCCACGCCATCGATGTGAGTGGACCCACAGCAGGCGAGACCGAACCTGTCGTCGAGATGGACGGCCAGATATCCCTCGCCGACGTGGGCGAGGACGGCGAGACGCTTTTACTAGGTGCGACCCGCGACGGCCAGATGAACCTCTATCGCCACGACCTCTCGGCCGGCGAGACCACGAAGCTCACCGACTACGACCGTGCGGCCGCCGCCGGCCTGCTCTCGCCCGACTGCGAGCGGATCGCCTACGCCACCAACGAGTCCGACGACTTCGAGAACATGGACGTCTACGTCGCCGAGGCCGACGGGTCGAACGCCCGGAACCTCGCTCTCGGCGAGACGGGTGCGGAATGTGCCCCCAGCGACTGGAGCCCCGACGGCGAGTCGCTGCTCGTCACCGACAACACCGAGAACTTCGGCCGATGTGGGGTGTACGATCTGGGGAGCGAGGCCCTGCGCGCCTCGGGCGGCCGAACGGGGAGTGAAACGGCCCGTGAGGCGAGCGACGACGTGACGTGGTACGGAGACCTCACAGCCGACGAGATGCCGGTCTGCTTTCTGCCCGACGGCGAGCGCTTTCTCGCGCTTCGAGTCCGCGAGGCGGCGGTGATGCCGCTGGTGTACGACCGCGAAACCGGCGATGCGCACGAACTCGACCTCCCGGAGGGTGTTGCGACGTTCCCTGGCGAGGCAGTGCTCGACGATGATCGGGTGCTCGTGATGCACACCACGTCCGACCGGCGGCCCGAACTGCTGGCGTACGATCTCGCCACGGACGAGCACGAGACTCTCCTCGCAGCGGAGTACGGCGGGTTCGACCCCGATGGATTCGCCGATGCGGAGTATTTCACCTTCGAGAGCACTGGCGACACCGAATCCGGGCCGGCCGCCGCGTGGACCGGCGACAACGAGACCCTGGAGATCGGCGCACTGCTCTACGATTCGGGCGAGCGCCCCTCACCGTTGATCGTCAATCCCCACGGCGGCCCGCGCGGGGCGGATTTGAAACGCTTCGATCCCCGAACCCAGTTTCTGCTCAAGCGCGGCTACAGCGTGCTCCAGGTCAACTACCGCGGCTCGGCCCACTATGGCCGCGAGTTCGTCCGACTCCTGTACGACGATTGGGGTGGTGGCGAGCAGGCCGATATCGCGGCGGCGACCCGACTCGTCTCGGAGTACGACTGGATCGACGACGACCGTGTGGCGGTCTACGGCGGCTCCTACGGCGGTTACAGCGCCTACTGTCAGATGACGATGTATCCCGAGCTGTACGACGCCGGCATCGCGTCGGTCGGACTCACAGATCTGGAGGACATGTACGAGAACACGATGCCGCACTTCCGGACCGAACTGATGGAGAAAAACCTCGGCACGCCCGAGGAGAGTCCTGAAATTTACGACGAGCGCAGCCCCGTCAACCACGCCGCAAACCTCTCGGCCCCGATCTTGATGGTCCACGGCGTGAACGACCGCCGCGTGCCGGTTTCCCAGGCTCGCATCTTTCGGGAGGCGCTCGACGACCTCGGCTTCGACGAGGGTGAGGGTGGCGATTACGAGTACGAGGAGCTCGGCGAGGAGGGTCACGGCTCCTCCGACATCGATCAAAAGATCCGGACGTACCAGCTGCTCGACGACTTCCTCGACCGGCGGCTCGGCGGCGCGAAAGTCGAGAGCACTGCGGACTGA
- a CDS encoding methionine synthase, with protein sequence MTREQFRPDDHPNEQFILSTVVGSYPKPKWLDRVRERYEESDDFDDANWEEATDDASRLITHEHERAGLDAVVDGEMRRNEMVEFFAERIEGYEFNGPVKVWGHNYFDKPSVVEEVAYDDSWLVEEFEFTNDVATKPVKVPITGPYTLASWCFNEVYDDDRALALDLADLVNEEIGKLVEAGARYIQIDEPALATTPDDHAIVGDCLDRIVAGLPEDVRIGLHVCYGDYSRIYPEILEFPIDEFDVELANGDYEQLDVFKEPEFDLDLALGVTDVHVAEVESVEAIEANIEKGLEIVPPERLTVSPDCGVKLLPREVAYGKMANMVEATRKVERKLDDGEIDARALREGATASADD encoded by the coding sequence ATGACTCGTGAGCAGTTCCGGCCGGACGACCACCCGAACGAACAGTTCATCCTCTCGACCGTGGTCGGGAGCTATCCCAAACCGAAGTGGCTCGACCGCGTGCGCGAGCGCTACGAGGAGTCCGACGACTTCGACGACGCGAACTGGGAAGAGGCGACCGACGACGCTTCGCGGCTCATCACCCACGAGCACGAGCGCGCCGGCCTCGACGCCGTGGTCGACGGCGAGATGCGCAGAAACGAGATGGTGGAGTTCTTCGCCGAGCGGATCGAGGGCTACGAGTTCAACGGACCCGTCAAAGTCTGGGGTCACAACTACTTCGACAAGCCCTCGGTCGTCGAGGAGGTCGCGTACGACGACTCGTGGCTTGTCGAGGAGTTCGAGTTCACCAACGACGTCGCGACCAAACCCGTCAAAGTCCCGATAACCGGACCGTATACCCTTGCGAGCTGGTGTTTCAACGAGGTCTACGACGACGACCGCGCGCTCGCGCTCGACCTCGCGGACCTCGTGAACGAGGAGATCGGCAAGCTGGTCGAAGCGGGCGCGCGCTACATCCAGATCGACGAGCCCGCGCTCGCTACGACGCCCGACGACCACGCGATCGTGGGCGACTGTCTCGATCGGATCGTCGCCGGGCTGCCCGAAGACGTCCGGATCGGCCTCCACGTCTGTTACGGCGATTACTCCCGGATCTACCCCGAAATCCTCGAGTTCCCGATCGACGAGTTCGACGTCGAACTCGCCAACGGCGACTACGAACAGCTCGACGTGTTCAAAGAGCCGGAGTTCGACCTCGATCTCGCGCTCGGCGTGACCGACGTCCACGTCGCCGAGGTCGAATCCGTCGAGGCAATCGAGGCGAACATCGAGAAAGGCCTCGAGATCGTGCCACCGGAGCGCTTGACCGTGAGCCCCGACTGCGGCGTGAAACTCCTCCCACGCGAGGTAGCCTACGGTAAGATGGCGAACATGGTCGAGGCCACCCGGAAGGTCGAGCGCAAACTCGACGACGGCGAGATCGACGCACGAGCACTCCGCGAGGGCGCGACCGCAAGCGCCGACGACTGA
- a CDS encoding HTH domain-containing protein, which translates to MAAEPTETMRKYERNCTAELFVRSLAPTGAHPQQERVLDRIEALQQEGQIASASVTVWGNGIAPESATARTETGQVILETVAEFTRWASRNDRSFPSAFDERERTSMIDGDHRTMIPFPTMCLAIRDGDELQCVAPCSGDGLTHSVHDCLNELGVDEQESSVHDWESGRNGRG; encoded by the coding sequence ATGGCGGCTGAACCAACCGAAACCATGCGCAAGTACGAGCGAAACTGCACAGCCGAGCTGTTCGTCCGATCGTTGGCACCGACAGGGGCACATCCACAGCAAGAACGAGTCCTCGACCGAATCGAAGCGCTCCAGCAGGAAGGACAGATCGCGTCGGCGAGCGTTACCGTGTGGGGCAACGGGATCGCGCCGGAGTCGGCAACCGCCCGGACCGAGACCGGCCAGGTGATCCTCGAGACGGTCGCCGAGTTCACCCGGTGGGCGTCCCGGAACGACCGCTCGTTTCCGTCGGCGTTCGACGAACGCGAGCGCACCTCGATGATCGACGGCGATCATCGGACGATGATCCCGTTTCCGACGATGTGTCTCGCTATTCGTGACGGCGACGAACTCCAGTGTGTCGCGCCGTGTTCGGGTGACGGATTGACACATTCGGTTCACGACTGCCTCAACGAACTCGGTGTGGATGAGCAGGAATCTTCCGTCCACGATTGGGAATCGGGGCGAAATGGGCGCGGATAG